A genomic region of Lates calcarifer isolate ASB-BC8 linkage group LG9, TLL_Latcal_v3, whole genome shotgun sequence contains the following coding sequences:
- the ntrk2b gene encoding neurotrophic tyrosine kinase, receptor, type 2b gives MDSSAGEYGMARLGLFLVLMGLWRFSDACPASCTCSISRIVCIDSVPGIEDFPVLTLDDMENITEIYIANQNRLFDINDNSLRHYINLRNLTVTKTRLTSISSDAFFNNTRLQYVNLRDNNLSTLSWRTFQNFNITFPLLLSGNPLDCVCENLWIKLRLQEESEGQELRCMDDRGETEAFVTLTPPDCVPPKVEVDPKIVTKMQGSNVKAVCRASGSPLPEILWNLDLLTTHHEIEPMETESSLTLSGLSPDDNGRVIICSAENMVGQTEATLQLNILCKASCLHPTIQQLLGPEQNHHWCIPFSVTGNPKPELQWYHENVPLQEQDYIHTMIHLSTENEDHGCLQLVNPTHIHNGVYRLVAKNEYGRDEKKVSAQFIDPPETEDPIYYYPTDSPPPLDDSVAVYVVVGIAGVALTGCVLMVIILKYGRNSKFGIKGSSSVISNDDDSASPLHHVSNGNNTPSSSEMGPDAVIIGMTKIPVIENPQYFRNSGSMLKSDTFVQHIKRHNIVLKRELGEGAFGKVFLAECYNLTPDQEKIHVAVKTLKEASESGRADFYREAELLTNLQHEHIVTFYGVCVESDPLIMVFEYMKHGDLNKFLRSHGPDAVLMADGQHSILVELTQSQMLHIAQQIAAGMVYLASQHFVHRDLATRNCLVGENLLVKIGDFGMSRDVYSTDYYRVGGHTMLPIRWMPPESIMYRRFTTESDVWSLGVVLWEIFTYGKQPWYQLSNNEVIECITQGRVLQRPRTCPKEVYDLMLGCWQREPYMRLNIKEIHSMLQSLAKASPVYLDILG, from the exons ATGGACTCCAGCGCGGGGGAATATGGCATGGCTCGTCTTggattgtttttggttttgatggGGCTGTGGAGATTTAGCGATGCTTGCCCCGCATCCTGCACTTGCAGCATCTCAAGGATTGTTTGTATTGATTCTGTACCAGGGATCGAGGATTTCCCTGTCCTCACGTTAGATGACATGGAAAACATCACCGAGAT ataCATTGCAAATCAAAACAGACTGTTTGACATCAATGACAACAGTTTGAGGCACTACATAAACCTCAGAAACCT AACAGTGACGAAGACAAGATTGACATCTATATCATCAGATGCATTTTTCAACAATACAAGACTTCAATATGT aAATCTCAGAGACAATAATCTATCGACGCTGTCATGGAGAACGTTTCAGAACTTTAACATAACGTTTCC GCTCCTTCTGTCTGGAAACCCTCTGGATTGTGTTTGTGAGAACTTGTGGATCAAACTGAGGCTCCAAGAAGAAAGTGAAGGTCAAGAGCTGAGATGCATGGAcgacagaggagagacagaggccTTTGTCACGCTCACTCCACCGGACTGTG TGCCTCCCAAAGTAGAGGTCGATCCTAAAATCGTGACCAAGATGCAGGGGAGTAATGTCAAAGCTGTGTGCAGGGCCTCAGGCTCCCCTCTTCCTGAGATCCTGTGGAACCTTGATTTGCTCACTACCCACCACGAG ATTGAACCTATGGAAACGGAGAGCAGCCTCACCTTGTCAGGCCTGTCTCCTGATGACAATGGCAGGGTGATCATATGCAGCGCTGAGAACATGGTCGGTCAGACAGAGGCCACACTTCAGCTCAATATTCTCTGTAAGGCCTCTTGC TTGCACCCCAccatccagcagctgctgggGCCAGAGCAGAACCATCACTGGTGCATCCCCTTCAGCGTGACGGGGAACCCCAAGCCCGAGCTGCAGTGGTACCACGAGAATGTGCCTCTCCAGGAGCAGGATTACATCCACACCATGATCCACCTGTCCACCGAGAACGAGGACCATGGTTGCCTGCAGCTGGTCAACCCCACGCACATTCACAATGGTGTGTACAGACTGGTGGCAAAGAATGAGTACGGCCGGGATGAGAAGAAGGTCTCCGCCCAGTTCATCGACCCACCTGAAACAG AAGACCCCATTTACTACT ACCCGACTG actcgCCACCTCCACTGGATGACAGTGTTGCA gTGTATGTTGTTGTGGGAATTGCAGGAGTTGCCTTAACCGGCTGCGTTCTCATGGTGATCATTCTGAAATATGGAAGAAACTCCAAGTTTGGTATTAAAG GCTCCTCCTCAGTCATCAGTAATGACGATGACTCTGCCAGCCCTCTTCATCACGtctccaatggcaacaacacccCGTCGTCCTCGGAGATGGGTCCAGACGCAGTGATCATTGGGATGACAAAGATTCCTGTCATTGAGAACCCACAGTACTTCCGTAACTCCGGCAGCATGCTGAAATCTGACACGT TTGTTCAGCACATCAAGAGACACAACATCGTACTGAAGCGGGAGCTGGGGGAGGGAGCCTTTGGGAAGGTCTTTCTCGCTGAGTGCTACAACCTGACACCAGACCAGGAGAAGATCCATGTGGCAGTCAAG ACTCTGAAAGAGGCCAGCGAGAGCGGCCGAGCAGACTTCTACAGAGAGGCCGAGCTCCTCACCAACCTGCAGCACGAGCACATCGTCACCTTCTACGGAGTGTGTGTAGAGAGTGACCCACTCATCATGGTGTTTGAATATATGAAACATGGTGACCTAAACAAGTTTCTCAG GTCCCACGGTCCTGATGCAGTGCTAATGGCAGACGGTCAACACAGTATCCTGGTGGAGCTCACTCAGTCCCAGATGCTGCACATTGCCCAACAGATTGCTGCTGGCATGGTCTATCTGGCCTCCCAGCACTTTGTCCACAGAGACTTGGCAACCAGAAACTGCCTGGTAGGAGAAAACCTGCTGGTCAAGATAGGGGACTTTGGCATGTCCAGAGATGTTTACAGCACAGACTACTACAGA GTGGGCGGTCATACGATGCTACCGATTCGCTGGATGCCCCCAGAGAGCATCATGTACCGGCGGTTCACCACAGAGAGTGATGTGTGGAGCCTTGGAGTGGTGCTGTGGGAGATCTTCACCTACGGCAAGCAGCCCTGGTACCAGCTCTCCAACAATGAG GTGATTGAGTGCATCACCCAGGGCCGCGTGCTGCAGCGGCCCCGCACCTGCCCCAAAGAGGTGTACGATCTGATGCTGGGCTGCTGGCAGAGGGAGCCCTACATGAGGCTGAACATCAAGGAGATCCACAGCATGCTCCAGAGCCTCGCCAAGGCCTCACCCGTGTACCTGGACATACTGGGCTGA
- the hnrpkl gene encoding heterogeneous nuclear ribonucleoprotein K, like isoform X1, whose amino-acid sequence MEVKIEQQDEDIAFSNSDSNSKRPAEDMDEEQAFKRSRNTDEMVELRVLLQSKNAGAVIGKGGKNIKALRTDYNASVSVPDSSGPERILSVNASIDTIGEILLKIIPTLEEYQHYSGIDFDCELRLLIHQSLAGGIIGVKGAKIKELRENTQTTIKLFQECCPHSTDRVVLVGGKPERVIECIKVILELVSEAPIKGRAQPYDPNFYDETYDYGGFTMLFEERGRRPIGGFPIRVRGGFERMPPVRGNRPMPPARRDYDDMSPRRGPPPPLSRGGRGGSRARNLPLPPPPPPRGGGDRFSHGSYHGSMDDRPSDRRGRGGDRYDSMSGGGYDNNSSWEHFQSGGRGSYSDIGGPVITTQVTIPKDLAGSIIGKGGQRIKQIRHESGASIKIDEPLEGSEDRIITITGTQDQIQNAQYLLQNSVRQYSGRFF is encoded by the exons ATGGAGGTGAAAATCGAACAGCAGGACGAAGACATTGCATTCagcaacagtgacagtaatA GTAAACGCCCAGCTGAGGACATGGATGAGGAGCAGGCCTTCAAACGCTCTCGCAACACAGACGAGATGGTGGAGCTGCGTGTGCTGCTTCAGAGCAAA aatgCTGGTGCTGTTATTGGAAAGGGTGGAAAGAACATAAAAGCCTTACGCACAGAC TACAATGCCAGTGTATCAGTCCCAGACAGCAGTGGCCCAGAGCG GATCCTGAGTGTGAATGCCAGCATCGACACTATAGGAGAGATTCTGCTGAAAATTATACCAACTCTAGAGGAG TACCAGCATTACAGCGGGATTGATTTTGACTGTGAGCTTCGCCTGCTGATCCATCAGAGCTTGGCAGGGGGTATCATCGGGGTGAAAGGTGCCAAGATAAAGGAGCTGAGAGAG AACACCCAGACCACCATCAAGTTGTTCCAGGAATGCTGTCCACATTCCACTGACAGAGTCGTCTTGGTGGGAGGAAAGCCAGAACGCGTCATCGAATGTATAAAAGTTATCCTGGAGCTGGTGTCAGAG GCACCAATCAAAGGTCGAGCCCAGCCTTATGACCCTAATTTCTACGACGAGACGTATGATTATGGAGGTTTCACCATGTTATTCGAGGAGAGAGGCAGACGACCCATTGGTGGCTTCCCCATTCGTGTGCGTGGGGGCTTTGAGCGCATGCCCCCAGTTCGTGGCAACAGACCTATGCCTCCCGCCAGAAGGGACTATGATGACATGAGCCCCCGTCGGGGTCCCCCACCACCGCTGAGCAGAGGTGGACGAGGCGGCAGCCGAGCACGTAACCTGCCTCTTCCCCCGCCTCCGCCGCcaagaggagg aggagacaggttcTCACATGGCAGCTACCATGGCAGCATGGACGACAGACCAAG TGACAGAAGAGGCCGTGGAGGAGACCGTTATGACAGCATG AGTGGAGGTGGATATG ACAACAATTCTTCCTGGGAGCACTTTCAGTCCG GTGGTAGAGGATCATACAGTGATATAGGAGGCCCAGTCATCACAACACAAGTCACCATCCCTAAAGAT CTGGCTGGCTCCATCATTGGTAAAGGCGGCCAGAGGATCAAGCAGATCCGCCATGAGTCTGGGGCATCCATCAAGATTGATGAACCACTAGAGGGCTCTGAGGACCgcatcatcaccatcacagGAACACAGGACCAGATCCAGAACGCCCAGTACCTGCTGCAGAACAG CGTGAGGCAGTACTCTGGCCGGTTCTTCTag
- the hnrpkl gene encoding heterogeneous nuclear ribonucleoprotein K, like isoform X2, translated as MEVKIEQQDEDIAFSNSDSNSKRPAEDMDEEQAFKRSRNTDEMVELRVLLQSKNAGAVIGKGGKNIKALRTDYNASVSVPDSSGPERILSVNASIDTIGEILLKIIPTLEEYQHYSGIDFDCELRLLIHQSLAGGIIGVKGAKIKELRENTQTTIKLFQECCPHSTDRVVLVGGKPERVIECIKVILELVSEAPIKGRAQPYDPNFYDETYDYGGFTMLFEERGRRPIGGFPIRVRGGFERMPPVRGNRPMPPARRDYDDMSPRRGPPPPLSRGGRGGSRARNLPLPPPPPPRGGGDRFSHGSYHGSMDDRPSDRRGRGGDRYDSMSGGGYGGRGSYSDIGGPVITTQVTIPKDLAGSIIGKGGQRIKQIRHESGASIKIDEPLEGSEDRIITITGTQDQIQNAQYLLQNSVRQYSGRFF; from the exons ATGGAGGTGAAAATCGAACAGCAGGACGAAGACATTGCATTCagcaacagtgacagtaatA GTAAACGCCCAGCTGAGGACATGGATGAGGAGCAGGCCTTCAAACGCTCTCGCAACACAGACGAGATGGTGGAGCTGCGTGTGCTGCTTCAGAGCAAA aatgCTGGTGCTGTTATTGGAAAGGGTGGAAAGAACATAAAAGCCTTACGCACAGAC TACAATGCCAGTGTATCAGTCCCAGACAGCAGTGGCCCAGAGCG GATCCTGAGTGTGAATGCCAGCATCGACACTATAGGAGAGATTCTGCTGAAAATTATACCAACTCTAGAGGAG TACCAGCATTACAGCGGGATTGATTTTGACTGTGAGCTTCGCCTGCTGATCCATCAGAGCTTGGCAGGGGGTATCATCGGGGTGAAAGGTGCCAAGATAAAGGAGCTGAGAGAG AACACCCAGACCACCATCAAGTTGTTCCAGGAATGCTGTCCACATTCCACTGACAGAGTCGTCTTGGTGGGAGGAAAGCCAGAACGCGTCATCGAATGTATAAAAGTTATCCTGGAGCTGGTGTCAGAG GCACCAATCAAAGGTCGAGCCCAGCCTTATGACCCTAATTTCTACGACGAGACGTATGATTATGGAGGTTTCACCATGTTATTCGAGGAGAGAGGCAGACGACCCATTGGTGGCTTCCCCATTCGTGTGCGTGGGGGCTTTGAGCGCATGCCCCCAGTTCGTGGCAACAGACCTATGCCTCCCGCCAGAAGGGACTATGATGACATGAGCCCCCGTCGGGGTCCCCCACCACCGCTGAGCAGAGGTGGACGAGGCGGCAGCCGAGCACGTAACCTGCCTCTTCCCCCGCCTCCGCCGCcaagaggagg aggagacaggttcTCACATGGCAGCTACCATGGCAGCATGGACGACAGACCAAG TGACAGAAGAGGCCGTGGAGGAGACCGTTATGACAGCATG AGTGGAGGTGGATATG GTGGTAGAGGATCATACAGTGATATAGGAGGCCCAGTCATCACAACACAAGTCACCATCCCTAAAGAT CTGGCTGGCTCCATCATTGGTAAAGGCGGCCAGAGGATCAAGCAGATCCGCCATGAGTCTGGGGCATCCATCAAGATTGATGAACCACTAGAGGGCTCTGAGGACCgcatcatcaccatcacagGAACACAGGACCAGATCCAGAACGCCCAGTACCTGCTGCAGAACAG CGTGAGGCAGTACTCTGGCCGGTTCTTCTag